In Rhodoferax sediminis, the sequence GCATCGGGTGGCACCTGGAATTTGCCGCTCGCATCGGGCAGGCCATGGGCGCTCAGCGCCGTGTCCAGGTGAGCGTAGACCGCGCCGGGAATGTGCGCCTCGCGGTATTGCTGCTCGCCGGCCGCGGGTTGCATCAGCTCAAAACTGCAGTCAAAGACCATCAGCGGCTGGCCGCTTTGGCTCAAGGCTTGCAGTTGTTCGACAGAGATCAGGGTGGTGTACATGTCAATGTTCCTCGGCGGGGGCGTGGGGGACGGCGTGCTCGCGCAGCACGGTGGCGGCAATGCCGCTGACCACGATCAGGCCCATGCCCACCCAGCCCATGAGCGGGATGGCATCGCCAAACAGGGTCACGCTGTAGATCGCGGCAAACACAATGCCCGAGTATTGCAAATTCGCCACCACCAGCGTGGCGCCATGGCTATACGCGCGGGTCATGCACAACTGGCCCAGCGAGGCCAGCACGCCGACCGGGATCAGCCACAGCGCGGAAGGCCAGACCCAGGGCGAGATGCCGACCGCCATCATGCCGGCCGCGCCCGCCACGACCGAGCCCACGGAAAAGTAGAACACCACGCGCGTCTCGGGCTCGCCCAGACGCGACAGCGCCATCACCTGCATGTAGGCGAAGGCCGCGCTCATGCCCGAGAGCAGCCCCAGCAGCCCGGCGAAGGCCTGGTGGTGGTCGAAGGTGGGGCGCAGCATCAGCACCACGCCGACAAAGCCTAGCATCACGGTCAGCACCAGCGGACCCTGCTTCTGCACCCGGCCCAGCAGCAGTGAGCCGCCGACCAGGAAGGCGGCGATCCAGACGCTGCTCATGTAGTTGAGTGTCATGGCGGTGGCCAGCGGCAGGTGAGCCAGGGCGTAAAACCACGCGCCCAGCGACATCACGCCGATCAGGCTGCGCCAGGCGTGCATGCCGGGGAAGCGCGTGGCCAGGCTGATGCCACGCGTGCGGGCCAGCGCCCACATGAAGGCAATGCCGATCAGGCCGCGGTAAAGAATCAGCTCGGCGCTGTTGAAGGTGCTGGAGGCGAACTTGACGCATACCCCCATGCTGGCAAAAAACAGCGACGCAAGAATCATCCACAGGGCCTGCATCAATTCTCCAGCGTTTTGGCCAGCCAGGGCTGGCGTGTCAGGCGTGCCGCTTCGAAGGCGGCGATGGCCGGGCGCTGCGTCAGCGTGGCGGCGATCCAGTCGCCATCCTGCGTCAGCAAATGGCGCTCGCGCTGGCTCACGTTGAAGCCGAAGGACCGCGGGCCAGCCTGCACGCGGCCGGCCATCAGGTCGATGCTGACGTTCAGCACCTGGTGCTGCGCCATGGCAAACAGGGCGTCCACGTCGCCCGCATTCAGGGTGAGGGCGGCAACGCCGCCCAGCGGGCAGTTTTGCCGGAAGATGTCGCCGAAGCTGGGTGCCATGACGGCCTTGAAGCCATAGTCCCGCAGGGCCCATACCGCATGTTCGCGACTGGAGCCGCAGCCGAAGTTGCCGCGCGCCAGCAGCACCGTGGCGCCGCGCAGCGCGGGCTGGTTGAGAACGAAATCCGGGTTGCGCCGGCGTTTGGAATGGTCCTGGCCCAGATCGCCGGGGTCGAGATAGCGCCAGCTGTCGAACAGCACGTCGCCGTAGCCGCTTCTGGCAGTGGAGCGGCCATACTGCTTGGGGAAGATGGCGTCGGTATCGACGTTGGCGCGGTCCAGCGGCGCCACGATGCCGCTGTGCCGGCCTTGCAGGAACGATGGCATCGGACTCGCCGCGTGTGAGGTCAGGCTTGCCCGGGCGCGCGGTGCATCACGCGCCGGTACCACTCGTGGAAGTGCTGCATGCCGTCTTCCATCGGACTCTGGTAGGGGCCGGCCTCGTTGTCGCCGCGCTGCATCAACGCCTTGCGGCCGGCGTCCATGCGCAGCGCGATTTCGTCGTCTTCCACGCAGGTTTCCATATAGGCGGCCTGCTGCGCCTCGACAAATTCGCGCTCGAACGCGGCGATTTCCTCGGGGTAGAAGAACTCCACCATGTTCATGGTTTTCTGCGGGCCCATCGGGTACAGGGTGGATACCGTGAGCACGTGCGGGTACCACTCCACCATGATGTGCGGGTAGTACGAGAGCCAGATCGCGCCGTAGCGCGGCGGCTGGCCATTGCGGTAGTTCAGCAATGCCTGCTGCCAGCGCTCGTACACGGGGCTGCCCGCCTTGCCGAGCCGGTTCGCCACGCCCACGGTCTGCACCGAGTAGGCGTCCTTGAATTCCCAGCGCAGGTCTTCGCAGCTGACAAACTGGCCCAGACCGGGGTGGAACGGGCCGACGTGGTAGTCCTCCAGGTAGACCTCGATGAAGGTTTTCCAGTTGTAGTTGCATTCGTGCAGTTCGACGCGGTCCAGCACATGGCCCGAGAAATCGAGCGCGGCGAGCGGGCCCATGTGGGCCAGATCCGCGGCCACGTCCCGGCCGTTGGCCTCGAACAGCAGGCCATTCCACGCCTGCAGCGGGTAGTCGTTCAGGTTCAGGCAGGGGTCCTGGGCAAAGTGCGGCGCCCCCAGCAGGGTGCCGGCCGGGCTGGCCTGGTCGGGGCCGCCGCCACTGTAGGTCCAGCGGTGCAGCGGGCATACGATGTTGCCGCCCGAGCTGCCCGGCTGGCTGGTCTGCAGCGAGCCGCGGCCCTTGAGGATCAGGGCCTGGCGATGCCGGCAGACGTTGGAGATCAGCGACACCCCCTGCGGCGTGCGCACCAGGGCGCGGCCCTCGCCCTCGGCGGGCAGCGTGTGGTAATCCCCCACCTGGGGCACGGCGCACTGATGCCCCACATAGCGGGGCCCGGGCTGAAAAATAGTGCTTTGCTCGCGCTGGTACAGCGCTTCGTCAAAGTAGCTTGAAACTGGTAGTTGGCTTGCGGCCTGCTGCAGTTGAAGACTTAAATCAGTCATGGTGACCTGACCTAGAGACTCCCCCTATGAAGGGGCAGAAGGGTAGACGCTCAATCCGAAGAGAGAAACGCGGAAAGGGTGGGCCGGCAGCGCCGGAGAAGGGAATCGAAGACCCCAGAAAAGAGTCTTTAATTGTACCCCGCAGGGGGCGCTGGCGGGGCGTTCCTGTCCCCAACGCCTAAAATCGGGGTTTTCGACCCGTAATAACCCCATGCCCAAGGCCGCTGCCCAGACCAAGACATCCGCTCCACCCGCCAGCTACGAGGCGGCGCTGGAAGAGCTCGAACAGCTGGTGAGCCAGCTCGAGTCGGGCAAGATGCCGCTGGAGCAGTTGCTCAGCGGCTACCAGCGCGGGGCCGAGCTGCTGAAGTTTTGCCGCGACAAGCTGGAGGCGGTCGAAAGCCAGATCAAGGTGCTCGACGACGGCGTGCTCAAGCCATGGACACAAGAGTGAGGCCGCAGGTCGTCGCCCGCAGCGCGCCAGGCTTCGATCTGCGCGCGTGGAGCGGCACGCATCTGGAGAGGGTCGAGCAGGCGCTCTCCAGCTGGGTTGTGATGGACGCACCTGCCGGACTGGGCGACGCGATGCGCTACGCGGTGCTGGACGGCGGCAAGCGGCTTCGCCCGCTGCTGGTGCTGGCGGCCTGCGAAGCCGTGAACGGCCATACCGGCGCGGCACTGCGGGCCGCGTGCGCCGCCGAGCTGATCCATGCCTACTCGCTGGTGCACGATGACCTGCCGTGCATGGACAACGACGTGCTGCGCCGCGGCAAGCCGACGGTGCACGTCCGGTTTGGCGAGGCCCAGGCCTTGCTGGCCGGCGATGCGCTGCAGGCGCTGGCGTTTGAATTGCTCACGCCGGACGATGGCACGGTCAGCGCTGCGGTGCAGGCTGCCCTGTGCCGCCTGCTGGCCCGCTCGGCAGGGTACCAGGGCATGGCCGGCGGCCAGGCGATCGACCTGGCCAGCGTGGGCCTGGCTTTGAGCGAGGCGCAGCTGCGCGAGATGCACCGCCTGAAAACCGGCGCCCTGCTGCAGGGCAGTGTGTTGATGGGTGCCGCCTGCGGTGTCGTCCCGGTGGCTGCCACAGCGGCGCTGGGCGAGTATGGTGCTGCGATCGGGCTGGCGTTTCAGGTGGTGGATGACATCCTGGACGTCACGGCCGACTCGGCCACGCTGGGCAAGACCGCCGGCAAGGACGCGGCGCAGGACAAGCCGACCTATGTGTCGCTGCTCGGGCTGGAACGCTCGCGCGCCTATGCCCAGGCGCTCTTGGCGCAGGCCCTCGCCGCGTTGGATGCCAGCGGACTCGACACCAATGGCCAGGCACGGACCCACGCGCTGCGCGCGCTGGCCGACATGGTCGTGAACAGGGATAAATAAACAATGACTTCGCTGCTGGAAACCATCAACGACCCGGCCGACCTGCGCCGGCTGCCGCGCACGCAACTGCGGGCACTGGCCGACGAGCTGCGCGCCTATGTGCTCGACAGCGTGTCCAAAACGGGCGGGCACCTCAGCTCCAATCTCGGCACGGTCGAGCTCACGGTGGCGCTGCATTACGTGTTCAACACGCCCTATGACCGGCTGGTGTGGGACGTGGGCCATCAGACCTATCCGCACAAGATCCTGACCGGGCGGCGCGAACGCATGGGCTCGCTGCGCCAGCTCGGCGGCCTGTCGGGCTTTCCGCAGCGCGCCGAGAGCGAGTACGACACCTTTGGCACGGCGCATTCGAGCACCTCGATCTCGGCGGCCCTGGGCATGGCGCTGGCCGCCAAACAAAAGGGCGAGGACCGCCATGCGGTGGCGATCATCGGCGACGGCGCCATGAGCGCCGGTATGGCGTTCGAGGCGCTCAACAACGCGGGCGTGGCGGAAGGCAACCTGCTGGTGATCCTGAACGACAACGACATGAGCATCAGCCCGCCGGTCGGCGCGCTGAACCGCTATCTGGCGCAGCTGATGAGCGGGCACTTCTACGATGCCGCCAAAAACGTGGGCAAGCAGGTGCTGCGCGCCGCGCCGCCGCTGTTCGAGCTGGCCAAGCGGCTGGAACAGCACGCCAAGGGCATGGTGCTGCCGGCCACGCTGTTCGAGCAGTTCGGCTTCAACTACATCGGCCCGATCGACGGGCACGACCTCGACGCGCTGATTCCCACGCTGGAAAACATCAAGCACCTGAAGGGGCCGCAGTTCCTGCATGTGGTGACTAAAAAAGGCCAGGGCTACAAGCTGGCCGAAGCCGACCCGGTGGCCTACCACGGGCCCGGCAAGTTCGACCCGGCGATCGGGCTGCAAAAGCCCAGCACGCCGGCGCGGCAAACCTTCACCCAGGTGTTCGGCCAGTGGCTGTGCGACATGGCCGAGAAGGACCCACGGCTGGTCGGCATCACGCCCGCCATGCGCGAAGGCTCCGGCCTGGTCGAGTTCGAAAAGCGCTATCCCGGCCGCTACTACGACGTGGGCATTGCCGAGCAGCATTCGGTGACGTTCGCCGCTGGCCTCGCCTCCGAGGGCCTCAAGCCCGTGCTGGCGATTTACTCGACCTTTTTGCAGCGCGGCTACGACCAGCTGATCCACGACGTGGCGATCCAGAACCTGCCGGTGGTGTTTGCGCTGGACCGCGCCGGCATCGTGGGCGCCGACGGCGCAACCCACGCGGGCGCCTACGACATCGCTTTCCTGCGCTGCATTCCGAACATGAGTGTGGCCTGCCCGGCCGACGAGAACGAATGCCGCCAGTTGCTGACCAGCGCGTTCGAGCAGGACCACCCGGTGGCGGTGCGCTATCCGCGCGGTGCCGGCGCCGGCGTCGCGATCGAGGCGGGGCTGCGGGCGCTGCCGTTCGGCAAAGGTGAAATCCGCCGCGTCGCCACCGGCCATCCGGCGGATGCGTGCAAGGGCATCGCCATCGTGGTCTTCGGCACGCTGCTGTACCCGGCGCTGCAGGCGGCCGAGAAGCTCAATGCCACGGTGGTCAATATGCGCTGGGCCAAGCCGCTCGACACCAGGTTGCTGCTGCAGGTCGCGGCCGGGCACGAGGCGCTGGTCACGCTGGAAGACGGCGCCATCATGGGCGGCGCGGGCAGTGCCGTGACCGAGGCCCTGAATGCCGCCGGCGTGACCAAGCCCGTGCTGCAACTGGGCCTGCCCGACAAATTCATCGAGCATGGCGACCCGGTCCGCCTCATGGCGCTGCAGGGACTGGACGCTGCCGGTATCGAAAAATCCATAACGAATCGCTTTTCAGCCCTTGTGATGACTGGGCGACCCGCTCTTAAATCTGTAGCGTGACCGTCAGCTGCCCAGGTAGGCTTCCTGCACCCTGGGGTTGACCAGCAGCTCGCGGCCGGTGCCGGCGAGCACGATGCTGCCGGTTTCGATCACGTAGGCGCGGTTCGCGATTTTGAGCGCCTGGCGTACGTTTTGCTCGACCAGGAAGATGGTCAGGCCAGCCTGGTTGATCTCGCGCAGGGTGCGGAAAATATCCTGCACGATGATCGGTGCCAGCCCCATGGACGGCTCGTCCAGCAGCAGCACGCGCGGCTTGGCCATCAGGGCCCGGCCAATCGCCAGCATCTGCTGCTCGCCGCCCGACAGGTTGCCCGCCAGGCCGCCGGCGCGCTCCTTGAGCACGGGGAACAGGTTGAAGACGTAGTCGAGGTCGTGCGCCCGCCCGCCCTTGTCGCGCCGCGTGTAGGCGCCGAGTTCCAGGTTTTCGCGCACCGTCAGGGTGCTCAAAGTGGCGCGCCCTTCGGCCACCTGCACCACGCCGCTGGCAACAATCTTGTGCGGCGCCATTTTGCTGAGGTCGCGGCCATCGAATGTGACGCGGCCAGCAGCCTTCTTGACCAGACCCGAGAGCGCCAGCAGGGTGGTTGATTTGCCGGCGCCGTTCGCGCCCACCAGCGTGGTGATCTGGCCCTCGTGCAGTTCCAGGTCGATGCCCTTGACCGCTTCGATCTTGCCGTAGGCGACCTTGAGGCCGCTGACCTGCAAGAGAGGTGCGCGTGTTGTCGCCCCCGCCGCGCTGGCCACTTCCTGCACGGCGCTCATGCGGTTGCTCCCGTGGCGTCCAGGCTGGCTTCGTCCTCTTCGCGGCCCAGGTAGGCCTCGATCACCTGCGGGTCGTTGCGGATCGCGTCGGGGGTGCCGCGCGCGATGATGCGGCCAAAATTCAGCACGGCGATGTCCTGGCACAGGCCCATCACAAAGCGCATGTCGTGTTCAATCATGAAAATTGTGTAGCCGCGCGCGCTGATGTTGCGGATCTCCACCATCAGCTCGACTTTTTCGCTGCTGTTCATGCCGGCCACCGGCTCGTCCAGCAGCAGCAGTTTGGGATTCGTGGCCAGCGCGCGCGCCAGCTCCAGCTTGCGCTGCTCGCCGTAGGAGAGGTTGTCGGCCTTGTCGCTCGCCTTGTGGTCCAGCTTGACCCACGACAGCAGCTCCTGCGCGCGCGCCCGGGCCCGGCGCTCCTCGCTGCGGAATAGCCCGGAGCTGGCCAGCAGGCCGAGCGAGCCGTACTTGAGTTGCGCATGGAAGCCGACCATCACGTTCTCCAGCAGCGACATGTCCTTGAACAGGCGAATGTTCTGGAAGGTGCGGGCAATGCCCAGGCGCGTGATGTCGTGCGGGGTGCGCCCCGCCAGATTCTGGCCGTTGAACTCGATGCGCCCGCTGGTGGGTGGTAGCAGGCCGGTGATCAGGTTGAAGACGGTGGTTTTGCCCGCGCCGTTGGGGCCGATCAGGCCGAAGATGCCGCCCTGCGGGATCTCCAGGTTCACGTCCTGCAGCACCTTGAGGCCACCGAAGTGGCGCGACAGTGTGTCCAGCCTTAGCAAGGTGCTCATATGCGCCCCCCGCGTTTGCCGAACCACTGGCGGAAGCGCGCCGGGTCCCAGATGCCCTTGGGCAGGAACAGCACGATCAGCACCAGGATGAAGCCGTTCACGACGCCCCGGAAGTCCTTGAACGCGCGCAGCAGCTCCGGCAGCAGCGTGAGGATCACGGCGCCGATCACGGGGCCGGTCAGGTTGCTGATGCCGCCAAGGATGGCCATGGTGAGGATGTCCACCGCGCGGTCGAAGCCGTATTCGCCCGGGCCGATAAAAAAGGTCAGGTGCGCGTTGAGCGCGCCGGCCAGGCCCGCAATGGCTGCGCCCAATACGAACGCCAGCATCTTGTAGGCGCCCACGTCGATGCCCATCAGCCCCGCCGCGGTTTCGTCTTCCTTGATCGACTCGAAGGCGCGCCCCACGCGCGAGCGGCGCAGCCGCCAGAGCAGGGCCAGCGTGAGCACCAGGGCCAGCGCCACGTGCCACCACTGGGTCAGTTGCGGGATGCCGTTGAGTCCGAGCGCGCCGCCCGTAATGGATTCTGCGTTGAGCAGCGCGATGCGCACCACCTCGCCAAAGGCCAAGGTCGCCATGGCCAGGTACACGCCCGACAGCCGCAGCGTGGGTTTGCCAATGATGAAGGCCATCAGCGCGGGCGCTGCCATGCCGGCGGCCAGCACGGCCGGGAACGGCGCGCCGTAGTTCATCGTCAGCAGCGCCGAGGTATAGGCCCCGATGCCCATGAAGGCCGCATTGGCGATGGACAGCATGCCGCAGGCGAGCGTCAGGTAGATGGACAGGGCCAGCAGCGCATTCGTGCCCAGCGAGAGCACCAGGTTGCTGTAGATCGACCAGAAGTTGTTGAACCAGTCCATTTCAATGCCCGCCCGGCCGCCCGAAGGGCATTGAGCGCCCCCTCAGGGGGCAGCGAAAGAAGAGAGCGTGGGGGAGCTTCATACTAGACTTTGCGCTCGAGCAGGGTGCCGAACAGCCCCTTGGGCCGCACCAGCAAAATCAGGAAGAGCAGGCCGAAGGCCACGGCGTCACGCATGCTCGAGCCGATATAGGCTACCGACAGCACCTCGGCAAAGCCCAGGAACAGGCCGCCGATCAGCGCGCCGCGGATGTCGCCCATGCCGCCCAGGATGATCACGGCGATGCCTTTTTCCAGCATGGACTTGCCCATCAGCGGGTACAGGGCATTGGAAGACAGGCCGATCAACACGCCCGCTACGCCGCCCAGCCCGGCCGCGACAAAGGAGGTGAGGTAAAACAAGCCCTCGACGTTGATGCCCAGCAGGTAGGCCGCCTTGGGCGATTCGGCAATGGCACGCAGTGCGCGCCCGAGCTGGGTCTTCTTGAGGGCCAGCAGCAGCAGGGCCATCAGCACGAAGGACAGCAGGATGATGCCGAGCTCGAGCGCCGTCAGGCTCAAGCCGCCCAGGCTCAAGGTGGTGTCCGGCACCAGGCCCAGCGGGAAACGCAGGTTCTCTGCGCCAAAAATGCCCTGGATGCCGTTGGTCAGGATGATGCCCACGCCAATGGTGGCAATCATCGGAATCAGGTGCGGTGCATTGCGTGCGCGCAGCGGGCGCAGCACCAGGACGTCGATGAGCAGGCCCATAAAGCCACTGAATCCGAAGGCGAACAGCAGCGCCCCCCACAGCGGCAAGGCGAGGTGCGCCACGGCCTGTTCAGCCGCATACGCGCCGACCATATAGACCGCACCATGCGACAGGTTGATGACGCCCAGCACGCCGAAGATGAGCGTGAAGCCCAGCGCAAACAGGGCGTAAACGCTCCCGAGTGACAAGGCATTGACAAGTTGCTGTTCCAGCACGATGGGGTGCCCCGGACAAGGCGCACTGGTGCGCCGGCAAGAAAAAAGACGGCGCGAAGGGTCGCGCCGTCTGACGGATCATCGCAATTATTTCTCGATCACAAACTTGTCGCCCTTCGTCACGCTGACGATCGCCTTTTGTTGCGCGTCATAACCGGCGGGCTTTCCAGCCTTGTCAACAGCACGGTGGAACTGGAAGGCGCCGGTGGCACCGGTCCACTTGACGTTGGGCAGCGCATTGCGCAGCGCGCTGCGGTCGGCGGCCAGGTCGCCGCTGAGCTTGACCTGCTTGAGCGCCTGCACCAGGATGTGCATGGCGTCGTAGGACTGGGCCGCAAACTGATCGGGCGCTGCCTTGAACTTGTCCTGGAAGGCCTTGATGAAGCTGGTGTTTTCCGCACTGTCGTTGCTGGCCGACCAGGGGCTGCCCACGTACAGGCCGTCCGAGCTGCCCTTGGCCAGAGTGAACACCTTGACCGAGTTCATGCCGTTGCCACCGATGAACGGCACATTCAGGCCGATCTGACGCGCCTGCACCATGATGGGCGCGCCTTCGGCCAGGAGTGCCGACAGCACGATGGCGTCCGGGTTACCGGCCTTGATCTTGGTCAACTGGGCCTTGAAATCGACGTCGCCCTTGGCGAAGGTCTCGGTCGTGGTGACCGGAATCTTCAGGTCTTCGAGCGCCTTCTTGAAGTTGTCGTAGCCGCTCTTGGTGAACACGTCATCGTTGCCGTACATCACCGCCACCTTCTTGATGTTGGCGTGCTTGATGGCTACCCGCAGGGTCTCGGGCAGCACGTCGGCTTCGGTCACCGAATTGCGAAAGATGTAGTCACCAATCGAGGTGATGCCGTCGGCCGTGTTCGAGGTGCCAAAGGCCACGGTCTTGGCGGCCTGGGCGATCGGGTCGGCCGCCTGGGCCGAGTTCGACAGCGTGGGGCCGAACACCATCAGGACCTTGTCCTGGAAAATCAGTTTCTTGAAGACGTTGATGGCTTCTTCTTTCTTGCCCTGTTCGTCTTCGATCACCAATTGCAGCTTGTCGCCATTCACGCCACCCGCGGCATTGATCTCATCGGCAGCGAGCTGGAAGCCGTTGCGGATGGAAATGCCGTATTGCGCGGCGCCGCCCGACAGGGCCTCGGCCATACCGATTTTGATGTCGGCCGCGTAGGCGCTGGCGCCAAAGCCGGCGGCGAGCGCCAGCGCGAGGAGCGAATTTGCGAAAGCTTTTTGTCTCATTTCAAAATCCTTTATGAATACAGGTTGAAAGGTTAGCCGGCGATTTTACATCTCGCAACACCGCCTGCCTTGGCAGGGGGCGAGGGACTTGGGTGGGTTCACACATGGGTCAATAATGAGCGATGCCGTTTGCCTATCCTCGGGCCAGCCCCGCCTCGATCGACTCACCCGACATGCGCCGGGCCGGGCGCGACCTGCTGTCGCTTGCGCTGATGGATGCGCGCAATCACACTTTATACCTGCTCGCCCTTTATGAGAAGGCACTGGGTGCTACGAAAATTGTAGTGACCCAGTCTGCGGAGGTCGAACCTTTGGCGTGGCTGGCGGGCCATATCGGCTGGTTTGCCGAGTTCTGGATCGGGCGCAATACCCAGCGCGCACTGGGCAGTAACTGCCCGCACGAGCCCACGCACCTGGCCTCGATCGAGCCGCAGGCCGACCGCTGGTGGAACCCGCAGCAGGCGGTGCCTGCGGAGCGCTGGACACTGGACCTGCCCGACCTGGCCGCTACCCGGGCCTACCTGCTCGACACGCTGGAGGGTACGCTGGAGTTGCTGGAGAAGGCGCCGGATGAAGACCGGGCGCTGTACTTCTATCGCCTGGCGCTGTTTCATGAAGACCTGCGCGGTGAGCAACTGATCACGATGGCGCAGACGCTGGGCATCGCCCTGCCGATCGACGCACTGGGCGGGCTGCCCGTGCGCGAACCGCTGCTGGTTCCCGCCACCCGCTGGATGCTGGGCTCGGCGCCCGGCGGGTTTGCCTTCGACAACGAAAAGCCGGCCCATGAAGTGCCCGTGCCCGAGTTCGAAATCGATGCACAGCCCGTGACCTGGGCGCAACTTGTGGAGTTTGTCGATGACGGCGGCTATGACCGGCCCGAGCTGTGGCAGCCGCAGGGCTGGGACTGGCTGCAGGCGCTGGCGCAAGCGGAGGGCCGGCGCGGCCCGCGTTATGTTGACCAGATCGGCGTGGCCAGCGGGGCCGTCATGCAAACCCGCTTTGGCAAACCGGCACGCATGGCCGGCAACCAGCTGGCCATGCACATGAGCTGGTGGGAAGCCGATGCCTGGTGCCGCTGGGCCGGGCGCCGGCTGCCAACCGAGGTGGAATGGGAGATTGCCGCCCACACGGCGGTGGGGCGCGGCTTTCGCTGGGGCGACGTGCATGAGTGGACGGCCGGCACGTTCAAACCCTGGCCCGGCTTCAGCGCCGATCCCTGGGAACAGTACTCGTTGCCGTGGTTCGGGCTGGCCCGGGTGCTGCGCGGTGCCTCGTTTGCCACCCGCGCGCGCATGAAGCATCCCAAGTTCCGTGGCTTTGCGCCGCCCGCGCGCGACGATCTTTTTGTCGGGTTTCGATCCTGCGCCGCTTGAGCGTGGCGCGGCCCGGGCGTCAGCCGCCGGCGCGTGGCCGGGCTTTGGGCCTGCGGTAGTCCCACCACGGCAGCACTTCGCGCATGGACAGCACCTCGCCGCTCTGCGCGGCGCGGTACCCCGCAATGGCATTGAGTTGCGTTTGCCACGATGCGCTGCGCAGCAGCTGCAGCAACGCTTGCGGCCCGGGCTGCGCCAGGGCGGACTTGAGGCACACCAGGTGGTAACGCTCCTGCACCAGGGGCACGAAGCCCAGACCGCGCGCGCGCGCGGCCACTTCGATGCCCAAGCCGGCATCGGCCTGGCCGGCCGCCACGGCATGGGCCACCGCCGCATGCGAAGGTTCGGTGTGCTCGTAGCCCGCGATGTCGGCCGGCGTGAGCCGGGCCTGTGCCAGCAGTTCGTCGAGGACCACGCGGGTGCCCGTCCCCAGGGCGCGATTTACGAAGCGCGCGCCGGTGCGTTGCAAATCCTGCAGTGAAGTCAGTCCTTGCGGGTTGCCCGGGGCCACCATCAAGCCCTGGGTGCGCTGCGCAAAGCCGATGATCTTGTGCAGGCCCGGTTGCAGCAGCGGCTTGTAGGTGCGCTCGGCCAGCGAGTGCGCACCGGGCTGCAGCTGCGTGTGAAAACCGGCCATCATGCAGCGGCCCTCGTTGAGCGCGCGGATCGCATCCACGCTGCCGGTGAAGCGCATGTCCAGGTGCAGCGGGCCGCGCGCCGCCTCCTGCGAGCGCGCATAGTCGCGCAGGGTGGCCAGGGCGGTGTCGTGGCTGGCGTAAAACGTCAGCACGTGGGCGCTGTCGTCGAACGCCACCGCGAAGGCGCGCTCCAGATCGCTGCGCAGCGCCTCGATCTGCGGCGCCAGGCGCGCCTGCGCCTGGCGCTCGGACCACATCAGCTTGGTCCCGAATTCGCTCAGTTGTGCCGGCTGGCCTTTTTCCCAGATGATGAGCTCGTTGCCGAGCTCGCTTTCCCAGCGCTTGAGTTCACCCCAGACGTGCCGGTAGGACAGGCCCAGCCCACGCGCCGCGGCGGAGATGGAACCGTGCGCCGCCACGGCCTGCAGCAAATCGATCAAGGGGTTACGGATCAGGGCGGGGCCGCTGATGGCGTCGCGGCCGGCTCCATGCTCGCGGC encodes:
- a CDS encoding substrate-binding domain-containing protein; protein product: MHRLQFHYTLGREHGAGRDAISGPALIRNPLIDLLQAVAAHGSISAAARGLGLSYRHVWGELKRWESELGNELIIWEKGQPAQLSEFGTKLMWSERQAQARLAPQIEALRSDLERAFAVAFDDSAHVLTFYASHDTALATLRDYARSQEAARGPLHLDMRFTGSVDAIRALNEGRCMMAGFHTQLQPGAHSLAERTYKPLLQPGLHKIIGFAQRTQGLMVAPGNPQGLTSLQDLQRTGARFVNRALGTGTRVVLDELLAQARLTPADIAGYEHTEPSHAAVAHAVAAGQADAGLGIEVAARARGLGFVPLVQERYHLVCLKSALAQPGPQALLQLLRSASWQTQLNAIAGYRAAQSGEVLSMREVLPWWDYRRPKARPRAGG
- a CDS encoding branched-chain amino acid ABC transporter permease, which gives rise to MLEQQLVNALSLGSVYALFALGFTLIFGVLGVINLSHGAVYMVGAYAAEQAVAHLALPLWGALLFAFGFSGFMGLLIDVLVLRPLRARNAPHLIPMIATIGVGIILTNGIQGIFGAENLRFPLGLVPDTTLSLGGLSLTALELGIILLSFVLMALLLLALKKTQLGRALRAIAESPKAAYLLGINVEGLFYLTSFVAAGLGGVAGVLIGLSSNALYPLMGKSMLEKGIAVIILGGMGDIRGALIGGLFLGFAEVLSVAYIGSSMRDAVAFGLLFLILLVRPKGLFGTLLERKV
- a CDS encoding branched-chain amino acid ABC transporter permease, which translates into the protein MDWFNNFWSIYSNLVLSLGTNALLALSIYLTLACGMLSIANAAFMGIGAYTSALLTMNYGAPFPAVLAAGMAAPALMAFIIGKPTLRLSGVYLAMATLAFGEVVRIALLNAESITGGALGLNGIPQLTQWWHVALALVLTLALLWRLRRSRVGRAFESIKEDETAAGLMGIDVGAYKMLAFVLGAAIAGLAGALNAHLTFFIGPGEYGFDRAVDILTMAILGGISNLTGPVIGAVILTLLPELLRAFKDFRGVVNGFILVLIVLFLPKGIWDPARFRQWFGKRGGRI
- the senA gene encoding selenoneine synthase SenA; the protein is MPFAYPRASPASIDSPDMRRAGRDLLSLALMDARNHTLYLLALYEKALGATKIVVTQSAEVEPLAWLAGHIGWFAEFWIGRNTQRALGSNCPHEPTHLASIEPQADRWWNPQQAVPAERWTLDLPDLAATRAYLLDTLEGTLELLEKAPDEDRALYFYRLALFHEDLRGEQLITMAQTLGIALPIDALGGLPVREPLLVPATRWMLGSAPGGFAFDNEKPAHEVPVPEFEIDAQPVTWAQLVEFVDDGGYDRPELWQPQGWDWLQALAQAEGRRGPRYVDQIGVASGAVMQTRFGKPARMAGNQLAMHMSWWEADAWCRWAGRRLPTEVEWEIAAHTAVGRGFRWGDVHEWTAGTFKPWPGFSADPWEQYSLPWFGLARVLRGASFATRARMKHPKFRGFAPPARDDLFVGFRSCAA
- a CDS encoding ABC transporter substrate-binding protein; translated protein: MRQKAFANSLLALALAAGFGASAYAADIKIGMAEALSGGAAQYGISIRNGFQLAADEINAAGGVNGDKLQLVIEDEQGKKEEAINVFKKLIFQDKVLMVFGPTLSNSAQAADPIAQAAKTVAFGTSNTADGITSIGDYIFRNSVTEADVLPETLRVAIKHANIKKVAVMYGNDDVFTKSGYDNFKKALEDLKIPVTTTETFAKGDVDFKAQLTKIKAGNPDAIVLSALLAEGAPIMVQARQIGLNVPFIGGNGMNSVKVFTLAKGSSDGLYVGSPWSASNDSAENTSFIKAFQDKFKAAPDQFAAQSYDAMHILVQALKQVKLSGDLAADRSALRNALPNVKWTGATGAFQFHRAVDKAGKPAGYDAQQKAIVSVTKGDKFVIEK
- a CDS encoding ABC transporter ATP-binding protein, whose protein sequence is MSTLLRLDTLSRHFGGLKVLQDVNLEIPQGGIFGLIGPNGAGKTTVFNLITGLLPPTSGRIEFNGQNLAGRTPHDITRLGIARTFQNIRLFKDMSLLENVMVGFHAQLKYGSLGLLASSGLFRSEERRARARAQELLSWVKLDHKASDKADNLSYGEQRKLELARALATNPKLLLLDEPVAGMNSSEKVELMVEIRNISARGYTIFMIEHDMRFVMGLCQDIAVLNFGRIIARGTPDAIRNDPQVIEAYLGREEDEASLDATGATA